From Bradyrhizobium sp. NDS-1, the proteins below share one genomic window:
- a CDS encoding hydantoinase B/oxoprolinase family protein — MSKANGASLIDLQIMWHRLIAVVEEQAQVLLRTAFSPIVRECGDLSAGVFDLRGRMLAQAVTGTPGHVNSMAESVKHFINHFPIETMKEGDAYITNDPWMGTGHLNDFVVTTPCFKDGKPVALFSCTSHLMDIGGIGFGPDATDVFMEGLYIPMLKLIDQGVVNETLMAMIRTNTRLPIDTEGDTYSLAGCNDVGCERLVEMMTEFGIDTLDDLGDYICERSREAVLAEIAKLPKGSWRNTMVVDGYDAPVTLAATLTISDTGIHVDFDGTSAASKFGINVPLSYTTAYTVFGLGCVVASQIPNNAGSLSPLTVSAPPGAILNAPKPAPVASRHIIGQMLPDVVFGCLRQIIPERVPAEGTSCLWNLNVRGQTRSGVGGNYGFSMAVTSNGGTGARFGKDGLSATAYPSGVRGTPVEIAETQTPLIFWRKELRPDSGGAGRTRGGLGQIIEVGSGVDAPFDILAAFDRIDHPPRGRDGGKNGEAGYVGLKSGKKLRGKGFQQVPPDDRLVVLTPGGAGIGAPTERDHAAIRDDIESGLVSADNAVAVYGYAR; from the coding sequence ATGAGCAAGGCAAATGGCGCGAGCCTGATCGATCTTCAGATCATGTGGCACCGGCTGATCGCGGTGGTCGAAGAGCAGGCGCAGGTGCTGCTGCGCACCGCCTTCAGCCCGATCGTGCGTGAATGCGGCGACCTCTCGGCCGGCGTGTTCGACCTCAGGGGCCGGATGCTGGCGCAGGCGGTGACCGGCACGCCCGGTCACGTCAACTCGATGGCGGAATCGGTCAAGCATTTCATCAACCACTTTCCGATCGAGACGATGAAGGAGGGCGACGCCTACATCACCAACGATCCCTGGATGGGCACCGGCCACCTCAACGACTTCGTCGTTACCACGCCCTGCTTCAAGGACGGCAAGCCGGTGGCGCTGTTCTCCTGCACCAGCCATCTCATGGATATCGGCGGCATCGGCTTCGGGCCCGACGCGACCGACGTGTTCATGGAGGGTCTCTACATCCCCATGCTGAAGCTGATCGACCAGGGCGTCGTCAACGAGACGCTGATGGCGATGATCCGCACCAACACGCGGCTGCCCATCGACACCGAGGGCGACACCTATTCGCTCGCCGGCTGCAACGACGTTGGCTGCGAGCGGCTGGTCGAGATGATGACCGAGTTCGGCATCGACACGCTCGACGATCTCGGCGACTACATCTGCGAGCGCTCCCGCGAGGCCGTGCTGGCCGAGATCGCAAAGCTGCCGAAGGGCAGCTGGCGCAACACCATGGTGGTCGACGGCTATGATGCGCCGGTGACGCTGGCCGCGACGCTGACGATCTCGGATACGGGCATTCACGTCGATTTCGACGGCACCTCGGCGGCCTCGAAGTTCGGCATCAACGTGCCCCTTTCATATACAACCGCCTACACCGTGTTCGGCCTCGGCTGTGTCGTCGCCTCGCAGATCCCGAACAATGCCGGCTCGCTCTCGCCGCTGACGGTGTCCGCTCCCCCAGGGGCGATCCTCAATGCGCCGAAGCCCGCGCCGGTCGCCTCGCGCCACATCATCGGCCAGATGCTGCCAGACGTCGTGTTCGGCTGCCTGCGCCAGATCATTCCCGAGCGCGTGCCGGCGGAGGGCACCTCGTGCCTGTGGAATCTCAACGTGCGCGGCCAGACGCGAAGCGGCGTCGGCGGCAATTACGGGTTCTCGATGGCGGTGACGTCCAACGGCGGCACGGGCGCGCGCTTCGGCAAGGACGGACTGTCGGCGACCGCCTATCCCAGCGGCGTGCGCGGCACGCCGGTCGAGATCGCGGAGACGCAGACGCCCTTGATCTTCTGGCGCAAGGAGCTGCGGCCGGATTCCGGCGGGGCAGGGCGCACCCGCGGCGGCCTCGGCCAGATCATCGAGGTCGGCAGCGGCGTCGACGCGCCGTTCGATATCCTGGCGGCGTTCGACCGCATCGATCATCCGCCGCGCGGCCGCGATGGCGGCAAGAACGGCGAAGCCGGCTATGTCGGCCTGAAGTCCGGCAAGAAGCTGCGCGGCAAGGGCTTTCAGCAGGTGCCGCCGGATGATCGCCTCGTGGTGCTGACGCCGGGCGGTGCCGGCATCGGTGCGCCAACCGAGCGTGACCATGCGGCGATCAGGGACGACATCGAAAGCGGCCTCGTGTCTGCCGACAATGCGGTTGCAGTTTATGGGTATGCGCGCTGA
- a CDS encoding TRAP transporter small permease subunit — protein MVSVSPEAPQSLNAAAPVPLRILLDGIDRLGRLDGWIGGGCLVMLTLLMLCEVATRFLSNFLSFFPPSISIAWEYSSYLMAASFTFGAAMTLRVGGHIRVVLLLKNVPAPVQRALEILSAAAGFAFMAFLTSAMAKFAFGAYVRGQVSTSSDTPLWFPEAVVTFGMLLLTLQFLARAIQAALGLPLEDHRMKASPVE, from the coding sequence GTGGTGAGCGTCTCGCCCGAAGCTCCGCAGAGCCTCAATGCAGCGGCGCCGGTGCCGCTGCGGATCCTGCTCGACGGCATCGACCGTCTTGGCCGGCTCGACGGCTGGATCGGCGGCGGCTGTCTCGTGATGCTGACGCTGCTGATGCTGTGCGAGGTCGCAACGCGCTTCCTTTCCAACTTCCTCTCATTCTTCCCGCCGTCGATCTCGATCGCCTGGGAATACTCGTCCTATCTGATGGCGGCGTCCTTCACCTTCGGCGCCGCCATGACCCTGCGCGTCGGCGGCCACATCCGCGTCGTGCTGCTGCTCAAGAACGTGCCGGCGCCGGTGCAGCGTGCGCTCGAGATCCTGTCGGCGGCGGCCGGCTTCGCCTTCATGGCGTTCCTGACCTCGGCGATGGCGAAGTTTGCCTTTGGCGCCTATGTGCGCGGCCAGGTCTCGACCTCCAGCGATACGCCGCTGTGGTTTCCGGAAGCCGTCGTCACCTTCGGCATGCTGCTGCTGACGCTGCAGTTCCTGGCGCGCGCGATCCAGGCCGCCCTCGGCCTGCCGCTGGAGGACCATCGCATGAAGGCCTCGCCCGTCGAATGA
- a CDS encoding NAD-dependent protein deacetylase, producing the protein MTNAPLANPPLQDFIGRHENLFVLTGAGCSTNSGIPDYRDRNGNWKRTQPVNFQSFISDEHTRRRYWARSLIGWRRFGQARPNDAHRALARLEANGRCGMLLTQNVDRLHQSAGHRQVIDLHGRLDLVRCMGCEAKMPREEFQRALGHANAAWLKLDAADAPDGDADLEHEDFSSFEVPACEACGGILKPDVVFFGENVPRDIVATAHDHLAQADAMLVVGSSLMVYSGFRFVQAAAKRQIPIAAVNLGRTRADDLLTLKVEERCEAALAFLL; encoded by the coding sequence ATGACCAATGCTCCGCTGGCAAACCCTCCGCTCCAGGATTTCATCGGCCGCCACGAAAATCTGTTCGTGCTGACCGGCGCCGGCTGCAGCACCAATTCGGGCATTCCCGATTATCGCGATAGAAACGGCAACTGGAAGCGGACCCAGCCGGTCAACTTCCAGTCCTTCATCTCGGACGAGCATACGCGCCGGCGCTATTGGGCGCGCAGCCTGATCGGCTGGCGGCGGTTCGGCCAGGCGCGGCCGAACGATGCGCATCGCGCGCTGGCCCGGCTCGAGGCGAACGGGCGGTGCGGGATGCTGCTGACCCAGAATGTCGACCGGCTGCATCAGTCCGCCGGCCACCGTCAGGTGATCGACCTACATGGCCGGCTCGATCTGGTCCGCTGCATGGGCTGCGAAGCGAAGATGCCGCGCGAGGAATTTCAGCGTGCGCTTGGCCACGCCAATGCGGCGTGGTTGAAGCTCGATGCCGCCGATGCACCGGATGGCGACGCCGATCTCGAGCACGAGGATTTTTCGTCGTTCGAAGTGCCTGCTTGCGAGGCCTGTGGCGGCATCCTCAAGCCCGACGTCGTGTTCTTCGGCGAGAACGTCCCGCGCGACATCGTCGCTACGGCGCACGACCATCTGGCGCAGGCCGACGCGATGCTCGTCGTCGGTTCGTCATTGATGGTCTATTCGGGATTCCGCTTCGTGCAGGCGGCTGCGAAACGGCAGATCCCGATCGCGGCGGTCAATCTCGGACGCACCCGCGCCGACGATCTCCTGACGTTGAAGGTTGAGGAGCGCTGCGAAGCGGCGCTTGCATTCCTGCTCTGA
- a CDS encoding TRAP transporter substrate-binding protein: protein MITRRNFTAGAATLLAAGQISTRARAASVSWDMSTVWPDGNFHTQNAFAFAEEVKKQSGGTVAITVKAGGQLGFKGPEHLRAVRDGLVPLADVLNIQQVGDEPFMGVESIPFLCSSMDELKVLHKYVRPEYEKVAARNNQKILYVVPWPTQYLHLKVKVADVEGLKNIKIRVPDKNAVDMLAVVGMAPVMIPWGETIPALASGAVSGVSTSSVSGVDGKFWEFLKYVYPTNHVWSSQMLTVNLDAWKALSADQQKLVADIATKMEPTFWANSLKADVDSLNRLKEGGMEVVPVSDAMMKDIRGKTAPQLDAFLKRVPAADKPVRAYLAEMKRG from the coding sequence ATGATCACACGACGGAACTTCACCGCGGGGGCAGCGACGCTGCTTGCCGCCGGCCAAATCTCCACGCGCGCCCGGGCGGCGAGCGTGAGCTGGGACATGTCGACGGTCTGGCCCGACGGCAATTTCCACACCCAGAACGCGTTTGCGTTCGCCGAGGAGGTGAAGAAGCAGAGCGGCGGCACGGTCGCGATCACCGTGAAGGCGGGCGGTCAGCTCGGATTCAAGGGCCCCGAGCATCTGCGCGCCGTACGCGACGGTCTGGTGCCGCTCGCCGACGTCCTCAACATCCAGCAGGTCGGCGACGAGCCCTTCATGGGCGTCGAGAGCATTCCCTTCCTGTGCAGTTCGATGGACGAGCTGAAGGTGCTGCACAAATATGTGCGGCCCGAATACGAGAAGGTCGCCGCGCGCAACAACCAGAAGATCCTCTACGTCGTGCCGTGGCCGACGCAGTATCTGCACCTCAAGGTCAAGGTCGCCGACGTCGAGGGCCTCAAGAACATCAAGATCCGCGTGCCCGACAAAAACGCCGTCGACATGCTGGCCGTGGTCGGCATGGCGCCGGTGATGATCCCCTGGGGCGAAACGATACCGGCGCTGGCGTCGGGTGCGGTCTCGGGTGTGTCCACCTCGTCCGTCTCGGGTGTCGACGGCAAGTTCTGGGAATTCCTGAAATACGTCTACCCGACCAACCACGTCTGGTCGTCGCAGATGCTCACCGTCAATCTCGATGCCTGGAAGGCGCTGTCCGCCGACCAACAGAAGCTGGTTGCGGATATCGCGACGAAGATGGAGCCGACCTTCTGGGCGAACTCGCTCAAGGCCGACGTCGACAGCCTCAACCGTCTCAAGGAGGGCGGCATGGAGGTCGTGCCGGTCTCGGACGCCATGATGAAGGACATTCGCGGCAAGACCGCGCCGCAACTCGACGCGTTTCTCAAGCGCGTGCCGGCTGCCGACAAGCCGGTGCGAGCCTATCTCGCCGAGATGAAGCGTGGGTGA
- a CDS encoding cation:proton antiporter — protein MTTAININAYSDALVVLGTAGVVVPIVRHWGINPVLGYLGAGAILGPLGLGSLVREVPFLYWFTVTDAQNVEGIANLGIVFLLFLIGLELSFRRLVTMRRLVFGLGGLQVLLTSAIIFGVALLAGQGSDTAVILGASLALSSTAIVLELLSSERRLATTAGRASFSVLLAQDLAVVPILVFVSVLGADSGGSVLTHISSAVLKAALAVAFLTLVGRLLMRPLFQMVAGTHSTELFVAATLFVIVGAGLAAHQAGLSMALGAFVAGLMLAETEYGKAIEATVEPFKGLLLGIFFFTVGMAIDFRVFMREPGWLLAAVIGIVAGKAIVLILLGRLFRLSWPAAIEIGFLLGPVGEFAFVSIGMAVAGGLIEPRVSSFAVAVAAVTMALTPLLSMLGRRLAAKLGPERSPDPELSVRPPGDQAQAIVIGYGRVGKVVCSLLTGHGLNYIAVDHEAVAVARDRRDGHKVYFGDATEPGFLEACGLMQTTGVIITIQSRPAIDAVVERIRAARPDVLIVSRARDADHARHLYAIGATDAVPETIEASLQLSEAALVGLGVAVGHAIASVHEKRDEFRLTLQRAARIAGQEKPRPLDLTGRRSPQ, from the coding sequence TCCTGTACTGGTTCACGGTGACGGACGCGCAGAACGTCGAGGGGATCGCCAATCTGGGCATCGTGTTCCTGCTCTTCCTGATCGGGCTCGAGCTGTCTTTCCGGCGGCTGGTCACGATGCGACGCCTGGTGTTCGGGCTTGGCGGCCTGCAGGTCCTTCTGACCTCAGCCATCATTTTCGGCGTGGCGCTTCTCGCCGGGCAGGGCTCCGATACGGCCGTGATCCTCGGCGCGAGCCTTGCGCTGTCCTCGACGGCGATCGTGCTCGAGCTTCTGTCCAGCGAGAGGCGCCTTGCGACCACGGCCGGTCGCGCCAGCTTCTCGGTGCTGCTGGCCCAGGACCTCGCCGTGGTCCCCATTCTGGTTTTCGTCTCGGTGCTCGGGGCGGACAGCGGCGGCTCGGTCCTGACTCACATTTCCAGTGCTGTCCTGAAGGCCGCACTGGCGGTCGCTTTTCTTACTCTGGTCGGGCGGCTGCTGATGCGTCCGCTGTTCCAGATGGTTGCAGGCACTCATTCGACGGAGTTGTTCGTCGCAGCGACCTTGTTCGTCATCGTCGGCGCGGGGCTTGCCGCGCACCAGGCCGGCCTCTCGATGGCGCTCGGGGCATTCGTTGCGGGGCTGATGCTGGCGGAAACGGAGTATGGCAAGGCCATCGAGGCCACCGTCGAGCCGTTCAAGGGCCTGCTGCTCGGCATCTTCTTCTTCACCGTCGGCATGGCCATCGACTTCCGCGTGTTCATGCGCGAGCCCGGTTGGCTGCTGGCCGCCGTCATCGGCATTGTCGCCGGCAAGGCGATCGTGCTCATCCTCCTCGGCCGTCTCTTCAGGCTCTCCTGGCCCGCGGCGATCGAAATCGGCTTCCTGCTGGGTCCCGTCGGCGAATTCGCTTTCGTCAGCATCGGAATGGCGGTGGCCGGCGGTCTGATCGAGCCTCGCGTGTCGAGCTTTGCCGTCGCCGTCGCCGCCGTGACGATGGCGTTGACGCCGCTTCTGAGCATGCTCGGACGACGATTAGCCGCAAAGCTGGGTCCCGAGCGCTCGCCTGATCCCGAGCTGTCGGTTCGGCCGCCCGGCGACCAGGCGCAGGCGATCGTGATCGGCTACGGCCGCGTCGGAAAGGTCGTCTGCTCGCTGCTGACCGGCCATGGCCTGAACTACATCGCGGTCGATCACGAGGCCGTTGCCGTGGCGCGCGACCGGCGCGACGGCCACAAGGTCTATTTTGGCGACGCGACGGAGCCGGGCTTCCTCGAAGCTTGCGGCCTGATGCAGACGACCGGTGTGATCATCACCATCCAGTCGCGGCCGGCGATCGATGCCGTCGTCGAGCGGATTCGCGCGGCGCGACCGGATGTGCTGATCGTTTCACGCGCGCGGGACGCCGATCACGCCCGCCACCTCTATGCGATCGGCGCAACCGACGCGGTGCCCGAAACCATCGAGGCAAGCCTGCAGCTTTCCGAAGCGGCCCTGGTCGGTCTCGGCGTTGCGGTCGGGCATGCCATCGCCTCGGTGCACGAGAAGCGGGACGAATTCCGGCTGACGCTGCAGCGGGCCGCCCGCATTGCCGGACAGGAGAAACCTCGTCCGCTCGATCTCACCGGGCGCCGGTCCCCGCAATAG
- a CDS encoding hydantoinase/oxoprolinase family protein, whose amino-acid sequence MLEGAEVRLAVDIGGTFTDIVLDVGEIRKTRKLLTTPQRPEQAVLDGMRLILTAARAHISDIDVFIHGTTLATNAIIERRGAKTALIATEGFRDVLDIGTESRYDQYDLGIDKPRPLAPRSLRFTVPERVDAHGVVRLALDETSVRALAPKLRELGVESVAIAFLHSYANPEHERRAAAILAEEMPGISVTVSSAVCPEIREYERTSTAVANAYVQPLIDGYLARMADALQVEQFRGAIYLVTSGGGVTSIETARRFPVRLVESGPAGGAIFAAQIAARLGESKVLSFDMGGTTAKICLIEKYQPETSRVFEVDRAARFLKGSGLPVRIPVIEMVEIGAGGGSIAHVDAMKRVTVGPESASSEPGPACYGRGGRRPAVTDADVALGMIDPDAFAAGTIKLDPELSKQALLRDVGEPLGLSAETAAYAVHEVVCENMASAARVHAVERGEIVGQHTLIAFGGAAPLHAARVAEKIGVSRVIVPSNAGVGSAVGFLAAPIAYELVRSRHVRLDDFDTEAVSDLLQEMVTEARALVEPGAAGAPVRERRAAFMRYVGQGHEISVELPNRRLTAADLAGLRRKFEADYSAMFERSIPGAAIEVLSWSVLATTDARNPSAVAAVARKPAGKATGSRKFFDGRAGEVIEIPLYRREDMAPGATIAGPAVIAEDETSTFVSNSFDAHIDGAGSIVMERKAA is encoded by the coding sequence ATGCTTGAGGGAGCCGAGGTACGGCTTGCCGTGGATATCGGTGGCACGTTCACCGACATCGTGCTGGACGTGGGCGAGATACGGAAGACGCGCAAGCTGCTGACCACGCCGCAGCGGCCCGAACAGGCAGTTCTGGACGGCATGCGCCTCATTCTCACTGCCGCGCGCGCGCATATCAGCGACATCGATGTCTTCATTCACGGCACCACGCTCGCCACCAACGCCATCATCGAGCGCCGCGGCGCGAAAACCGCGCTGATCGCGACCGAAGGCTTTCGCGACGTGCTCGATATCGGCACCGAAAGCCGCTACGACCAGTACGATCTCGGCATCGACAAGCCGAGGCCCCTGGCGCCGCGCAGCCTGCGTTTCACCGTGCCCGAGCGCGTCGACGCCCACGGCGTCGTCCGCCTCGCGCTCGACGAAACTTCGGTGCGCGCACTCGCGCCGAAATTGCGTGAGCTGGGCGTCGAGAGCGTCGCCATCGCCTTTCTGCACTCCTATGCCAATCCCGAGCATGAGCGACGAGCGGCCGCGATCTTGGCAGAGGAGATGCCCGGCATCTCCGTGACCGTGTCCTCCGCCGTGTGTCCCGAGATCCGCGAGTATGAGCGCACATCGACAGCGGTCGCCAACGCCTATGTGCAACCGCTGATCGACGGCTATCTCGCCCGCATGGCGGACGCCCTGCAGGTCGAGCAGTTTCGCGGCGCGATCTACCTCGTCACCTCCGGCGGCGGCGTCACCTCGATCGAGACGGCGCGGCGCTTTCCGGTGCGTCTCGTCGAATCCGGCCCCGCCGGCGGTGCCATTTTCGCGGCGCAGATCGCGGCGCGTCTTGGCGAGAGCAAGGTGCTGTCCTTCGACATGGGCGGCACCACCGCGAAGATCTGCCTGATCGAGAAGTACCAGCCCGAGACCTCGCGCGTGTTCGAGGTCGATCGCGCGGCGCGTTTCCTCAAGGGCTCCGGCCTGCCGGTGCGCATTCCCGTGATCGAGATGGTCGAGATCGGCGCCGGCGGCGGCTCGATCGCGCATGTCGATGCCATGAAGCGCGTCACCGTCGGGCCCGAAAGCGCCTCATCGGAGCCGGGACCGGCCTGCTACGGCCGCGGCGGCCGGCGTCCGGCCGTGACGGATGCGGACGTAGCTCTCGGCATGATCGATCCCGACGCGTTTGCGGCCGGGACGATCAAGCTCGATCCGGAGCTTTCCAAGCAGGCGCTGCTGCGCGATGTCGGCGAGCCGCTCGGCCTGTCCGCGGAAACCGCGGCCTATGCCGTTCATGAAGTCGTCTGCGAGAACATGGCGAGCGCGGCGCGCGTCCATGCGGTCGAGCGCGGCGAGATTGTCGGCCAGCACACGTTGATCGCCTTCGGCGGTGCCGCGCCGCTGCATGCGGCGCGTGTCGCAGAGAAGATCGGCGTCTCCCGGGTGATCGTGCCGTCGAATGCCGGTGTCGGCTCGGCTGTCGGGTTCCTGGCCGCGCCGATCGCCTATGAGCTGGTGCGCAGCCGTCATGTCCGGCTCGACGATTTCGACACCGAAGCGGTCTCCGATCTCCTGCAGGAGATGGTGACCGAAGCGCGCGCATTGGTCGAGCCTGGCGCGGCCGGTGCGCCGGTGCGCGAGCGCCGCGCCGCCTTCATGCGCTATGTCGGCCAGGGTCACGAGATCTCGGTCGAGCTGCCCAACCGGCGGCTGACGGCGGCCGATCTCGCCGGCCTTCGCCGGAAGTTCGAGGCGGACTATTCCGCGATGTTCGAGCGGTCGATCCCGGGTGCCGCGATCGAGGTGTTGAGCTGGTCGGTGCTGGCCACCACCGACGCGCGCAATCCGTCCGCGGTCGCCGCCGTCGCGCGCAAGCCCGCCGGAAAGGCCACCGGCAGCCGCAAATTCTTCGATGGCCGCGCCGGCGAGGTGATCGAGATCCCGCTCTATCGCCGCGAGGACATGGCGCCGGGCGCGACCATCGCGGGCCCGGCCGTGATCGCGGAGGACGAGACCTCGACCTTCGTCTCCAACAGTTTCGACGCCCACATCGACGGTGCCGGCAGCATCGTCATGGAACGAAAGGCAGCCTGA